Proteins from a genomic interval of Burkholderia cepacia GG4:
- a CDS encoding SRPBCC family protein, giving the protein MAEYRFSTVWHVDAPLAVVWDAIYQVDRWPDWWKGAVRTVEIERGDAHGVGALQRYTWKGALPYRLTFDMRVLRVEWPHVLEGRASGAIEGDGRWSFAGTDARTVVRYDWHIRTRERWMNWLEPFARPLFRWNHDVVMRAGAQGLARRLGAEVEADGRTFRPVDGADCADA; this is encoded by the coding sequence ATGGCGGAATACCGGTTTTCGACGGTCTGGCACGTGGACGCGCCGCTCGCGGTGGTCTGGGACGCGATCTATCAGGTCGACCGCTGGCCCGACTGGTGGAAGGGCGCCGTGCGGACCGTCGAGATCGAGCGTGGCGACGCGCACGGCGTCGGCGCGCTGCAGCGATATACCTGGAAAGGGGCGTTGCCGTACCGGCTGACCTTCGACATGCGCGTGCTGCGCGTCGAGTGGCCCCATGTGCTCGAAGGGCGCGCGAGCGGCGCGATCGAAGGCGATGGACGCTGGTCGTTCGCCGGCACCGATGCGCGCACCGTCGTCCGGTACGACTGGCACATCCGCACGCGCGAGCGCTGGATGAACTGGCTGGAGCCGTTCGCGCGCCCGCTGTTCAGGTGGAATCACGACGTCGTGATGCGCGCGGGCGCGCAAGGCCTCGCGCGCCGGCTGGGCGCCGAAGTCGAAGCGGACGGTCGAACCTTCCGGCCGGTCGACGGCGCGGACTGCGCCGACGCCTGA
- a CDS encoding LolA family protein, producing the protein MIAALLAASLIGASMTADPVTVAQAHFDHVHSYRATIRSSARSGEHTEIRYAYLKPGFVRMDFVSPHHGAVLAYDPDAGKVRLRPFGEHAPPALTLSPSNPLVRDRSGHRVDRSDVGELLRNVHALQQGGATVTEGEETVGGRSALRVSVTGAPAHVVGGVHRYRLWLDAEDGFPLKVVSFADGDGEPLETVTLDDVEIDVAFPARFFAP; encoded by the coding sequence ATGATTGCCGCATTGCTGGCCGCGAGCCTGATAGGAGCGAGCATGACAGCCGACCCCGTGACCGTCGCGCAGGCGCATTTCGACCACGTCCACTCGTACCGCGCGACGATCCGCTCGTCGGCCAGAAGCGGCGAGCACACCGAAATCCGCTATGCGTACCTGAAACCCGGTTTCGTCCGGATGGATTTCGTGTCACCCCATCACGGCGCGGTGCTCGCCTACGATCCCGACGCCGGCAAGGTCCGGCTGCGCCCGTTCGGCGAGCATGCGCCGCCCGCGCTGACGCTGTCGCCGTCCAATCCGCTCGTGCGCGACCGCAGCGGCCACCGGGTCGACCGGTCGGACGTCGGCGAACTGCTGCGCAACGTCCACGCGTTGCAGCAGGGCGGCGCGACGGTGACCGAAGGCGAGGAAACCGTCGGCGGCCGGAGCGCGCTACGCGTGTCGGTGACCGGCGCGCCCGCGCACGTGGTCGGCGGCGTGCATCGCTACCGGCTGTGGCTGGACGCCGAGGACGGCTTTCCGCTGAAGGTCGTCAGCTTCGCGGACGGCGACGGCGAGCCGCTCGAAACCGTGACGCTCGACGACGTCGAGATCGACGTCGCGTTTCCCGCACGCTTTTTCGCCCCCTGA
- a CDS encoding quinol oxidase, whose amino-acid sequence MNARAAKAAMVAVVLVAGAGFARADGDAPLRVPVDADGVQRVAIVGGSYFFRPKHVIVRAHVPVELTVSAEPGLVPHSFEIDAPQAGITVHTDLSTTPRILRFTPTEPGRFAYYCTHRLLLFRSHRERGMEGVLDVEAAP is encoded by the coding sequence ATGAACGCGAGGGCAGCGAAGGCGGCGATGGTAGCGGTGGTGCTCGTGGCGGGCGCCGGGTTCGCGCGGGCGGACGGCGATGCGCCGCTGCGCGTGCCGGTCGACGCCGACGGCGTGCAGCGGGTGGCGATCGTCGGCGGCAGCTATTTCTTTCGCCCGAAGCATGTGATCGTCAGAGCGCACGTGCCGGTCGAACTGACCGTCTCGGCCGAACCGGGCCTCGTGCCGCACAGTTTCGAAATCGATGCGCCGCAGGCCGGCATCACGGTCCATACCGACCTGAGCACGACGCCGCGTATCCTGCGCTTCACACCGACGGAGCCCGGCCGCTTCGCCTACTATTGCACGCATCGGCTGTTGTTGTTCCGCAGCCATCGCGAGCGCGGGATGGAAGGCGTGCTCGACGTCGAGGCGGCGCCATGA
- a CDS encoding anti-sigma factor family protein produces the protein MMDDPHKPSNDRDDDADASARLLSALLDGELSGQERLEVLERLQSDPREADRFAHYRAQRDALHALFPLPGAAPALFVQRRAPRWRGFAYACAGLAAGLVIGVALHAGWTTFGVEPAFAARADVAYAVYAADREHPVEVDARDPARLAAWLSVRLGRPVRAPSLDEYGYALMGGRLLPGDAGPAVQLMYQRADGKRVTLYMTAYDARRFAPQAMSADGRYTYFWSDRGMGYALSGRADERRLRELAIDACGALGGPTDAWKG, from the coding sequence ATGATGGACGATCCGCACAAACCATCGAACGATCGGGACGACGATGCCGATGCGTCCGCCCGGCTGCTGTCGGCGCTGCTCGACGGCGAGTTGTCGGGGCAGGAGCGCCTCGAGGTGCTCGAACGGCTGCAGTCCGATCCGCGGGAAGCCGACCGGTTCGCGCATTACCGCGCGCAGCGCGATGCACTGCATGCGCTGTTCCCGCTGCCGGGCGCCGCACCCGCGCTGTTCGTGCAGCGCCGCGCGCCGCGCTGGCGCGGCTTCGCGTACGCATGCGCGGGGCTGGCAGCAGGGCTGGTGATCGGCGTCGCGCTGCATGCGGGCTGGACGACATTCGGCGTCGAGCCGGCATTCGCCGCGCGCGCGGACGTCGCGTACGCCGTGTACGCGGCCGATCGGGAGCACCCGGTCGAGGTCGACGCCCGCGATCCGGCGCGCCTTGCCGCGTGGCTGTCCGTGCGGCTCGGGCGGCCCGTGCGCGCGCCGTCGCTCGACGAATATGGCTATGCATTGATGGGCGGCCGGCTGCTGCCGGGCGACGCGGGGCCGGCGGTGCAACTGATGTACCAGCGCGCGGACGGCAAGCGCGTGACGCTGTACATGACGGCCTACGATGCGCGGCGCTTCGCGCCCCAGGCGATGTCGGCCGACGGCCGCTACACGTATTTCTGGTCGGACCGCGGCATGGGTTATGCGCTGTCCGGGCGCGCCGACGAACGACGCCTGCGCGAGCTCGCGATCGACGCATGCGGCGCGCTCGGCGGGCCGACCGACGCGTGGAAGGGCTGA
- a CDS encoding sigma-70 family RNA polymerase sigma factor, with protein sequence MSYESDLLVWLPHLTRYARALTGDRAWADDLVQDTLERALNRPPRDGGNLRAWLLTLLRHRFIDQLRARHEIAVDDATAPWQTMAAPADEIGGLILRDVQRALYRLPVEQREVLLLVALEELSYRDAAQVLGVPVGTVMSRLSRAREQMRALLSGEPPARGTAALRVIGKT encoded by the coding sequence ATGAGCTACGAATCCGACCTGCTGGTGTGGCTGCCGCATCTCACGCGGTATGCGCGCGCGCTGACGGGCGACCGGGCCTGGGCCGATGATCTCGTGCAGGACACGCTCGAGCGTGCGCTGAACCGGCCGCCGCGCGACGGCGGCAACCTGCGCGCGTGGCTGCTGACGCTGCTGCGCCACCGCTTCATCGACCAGTTGCGCGCGCGGCACGAGATCGCGGTCGACGATGCAACGGCGCCGTGGCAGACGATGGCCGCGCCGGCCGACGAGATCGGCGGCCTGATCCTGCGCGACGTGCAGCGCGCGCTGTATCGGCTGCCCGTCGAGCAGCGCGAGGTGCTGCTGCTGGTCGCGCTCGAGGAGTTGAGCTACCGCGACGCCGCACAGGTGCTCGGCGTGCCGGTGGGTACGGTGATGTCGCGGCTGTCGCGCGCGCGCGAGCAGATGCGTGCGCTGCTGTCGGGCGAGCCGCCGGCGCGCGGCACGGCCGCGTTACGGGTGATCGGGAAGACATGA
- a CDS encoding beta strand repeat-containing protein: MGQNLELTGVALSVAMMFGVLASGTAMAGTLDGLPIPQVIISPPTNGVSVGLTATGTSPLGSVTVTTGGPGAIQTSLGNPGQALSDAFGGGGGTVTPLAPVQGVVNQVTGALNGGNPAGGLNTATGTLSNAVGTVTGGLGNAGGGANPLAPLQGVVNQVTGTLGGGNPAGALTGALGTVAGALGNVGGTNPAGALTGALGTVAGALGNVGGTNPAGALTGALGTVTGALGNVGGTNPAGALTGALGTVTGALGNVGGTNPAGALTGALGTVTGALGNVGGNNPAGALTGALGTFTGALGNVGGTNPAGALTGALGTVTGALGNVGGTNPAGALTGALGTVTGALGNVGGTNPLAPIQNVVDQVTGTLGRGNPAGALSNGVNTITGALGNLGGASSPLAPVQGAVTQLAGTLGNGDPASALTNAVNSVTGAFGNLGGTNPLAPVQGVVNQVVGTLSGAGSPIAPITNLVSGLQNALPTGGNAAGALSGALGSVTGALGNLGGTNPLAPVQGVVNQVVSTLGSSNAAGALSSAVNSVTGALGNLGGTNPLAPVQGVVNQVVGTLGSSNPAGALSNAVNSVTGALGNLGGSNPLAPVQGVVNQVVGALSGAGGSNPIAPITNLVSGLTGGSNPAGALTGALGSATGALANGPAALGQAAGALSGAAGSTAAAGGSLLGTGASAAGSTAGAAGSLLSTGSNATATVVNAVGTSVGTALGSAPGLSVTPHSGNGSANNPLAPVSTLLQAVTGALPK, from the coding sequence ATGGGACAAAATCTTGAATTGACGGGTGTGGCGCTGTCGGTCGCGATGATGTTCGGGGTACTGGCTTCGGGTACGGCGATGGCGGGGACGCTCGATGGGCTGCCGATTCCGCAAGTGATCATCAGTCCACCGACGAATGGCGTATCTGTCGGGCTGACGGCGACGGGCACGTCGCCGCTGGGCTCGGTTACGGTGACGACGGGCGGGCCGGGTGCGATCCAGACGTCGCTGGGCAATCCCGGGCAGGCACTGTCGGACGCGTTCGGCGGCGGTGGCGGCACGGTGACGCCGCTCGCGCCGGTGCAGGGCGTGGTGAACCAGGTCACGGGTGCGCTCAATGGCGGCAACCCGGCTGGCGGGCTGAATACGGCGACGGGGACGTTGAGCAATGCGGTTGGCACGGTGACGGGCGGACTGGGGAATGCCGGCGGCGGCGCAAATCCGCTGGCGCCGCTTCAAGGTGTGGTGAATCAAGTGACGGGTACGCTCGGTGGCGGTAACCCGGCAGGTGCGTTGACCGGTGCGCTCGGTACGGTCGCGGGCGCACTGGGTAACGTTGGCGGCACCAACCCGGCAGGCGCACTGACCGGCGCCCTCGGCACGGTTGCGGGCGCATTGGGCAATGTCGGCGGCACCAACCCGGCAGGCGCGCTGACCGGTGCTCTCGGCACGGTGACGGGGGCATTGGGCAATGTCGGCGGCACCAACCCGGCAGGTGCGCTGACCGGCGCGCTCGGCACGGTGACGGGGGCATTGGGCAATGTCGGCGGCACCAACCCGGCAGGTGCACTGACCGGCGCCCTCGGCACGGTGACGGGCGCATTGGGCAATGTCGGCGGCAACAACCCCGCAGGCGCACTGACCGGTGCGCTCGGTACGTTCACGGGGGCACTGGGTAACGTCGGCGGTACCAACCCGGCAGGCGCACTGACCGGCGCCCTCGGTACGGTCACGGGCGCACTGGGTAACGTCGGCGGCACCAACCCGGCAGGCGCACTGACCGGCGCCCTCGGCACGGTCACGGGCGCACTGGGCAATGTCGGCGGTACCAACCCGCTGGCGCCGATCCAGAACGTCGTCGACCAGGTCACGGGCACGCTCGGCCGCGGCAACCCGGCCGGTGCGCTGAGCAACGGGGTCAATACGATCACGGGCGCGCTCGGCAACCTCGGTGGCGCGTCGAGCCCGCTCGCGCCGGTACAGGGTGCCGTCACGCAACTCGCCGGAACGCTCGGCAACGGCGACCCGGCCAGTGCACTGACGAACGCGGTGAACTCGGTGACGGGGGCGTTCGGCAATCTCGGCGGCACCAATCCGCTCGCACCGGTGCAGGGTGTCGTGAACCAGGTCGTCGGCACGCTGTCGGGCGCCGGCAGCCCGATCGCGCCGATCACGAATCTCGTCAGCGGCCTGCAGAACGCGCTGCCGACGGGCGGTAACGCGGCCGGCGCGCTGAGCGGTGCGCTCGGTTCGGTGACGGGCGCACTCGGCAACCTCGGTGGCACGAACCCGCTGGCGCCGGTGCAAGGCGTCGTGAACCAGGTCGTCAGTACGCTCGGCAGCAGCAACGCGGCCGGCGCACTGAGCAGCGCGGTGAATTCGGTGACGGGCGCACTCGGCAACCTCGGCGGCACGAACCCGCTGGCGCCGGTGCAAGGCGTCGTGAACCAGGTCGTCGGAACCCTCGGCAGCAGCAACCCGGCCGGTGCACTGAGCAATGCGGTGAACTCGGTGACGGGCGCACTCGGCAACCTCGGCGGATCGAATCCGCTCGCGCCGGTACAGGGTGTCGTGAACCAGGTCGTCGGCGCGCTGTCGGGCGCAGGCGGCAGCAACCCGATCGCGCCGATCACGAACCTCGTCAGCGGCCTGACCGGCGGCAGCAACCCGGCCGGCGCACTGACCGGTGCGCTCGGTTCGGCGACGGGTGCCCTCGCGAACGGTCCGGCAGCCCTCGGGCAGGCGGCTGGCGCGTTGTCGGGTGCGGCCGGTTCGACGGCTGCGGCGGGCGGCAGCCTGCTCGGCACGGGCGCAAGCGCGGCGGGCAGCACGGCGGGGGCAGCCGGTTCGCTGCTGTCGACGGGCAGCAATGCGACGGCGACGGTCGTCAACGCGGTCGGCACGTCGGTCGGCACGGCGCTCGGTTCCGCACCGGGCCTGTCGGTCACGCCGCACTCGGGCAACGGTTCGGCAAACAACCCGCTCGCACCGGTGTCGACGCTGCTGCAGGCGGTGACGGGCGCACTGCCGAAGTAA
- a CDS encoding NAD(P)/FAD-dependent oxidoreductase, whose protein sequence is MDFDVIVLGAGIVGVSSALHLQDRGLRVALVDRRAPGEETSHGNAGLIERSSVVPYAFPRRLGTLLRYARNRSVDLYWDYRALPAYAGWLARFWRESSPHRLAAAARDMLPLVAASVVEHDALLARTDAQPLVHDGGWIEAFRSPALFDAESRAQQRVADAHGLRMSVLDARALRAREPGIGDAFCGAFHWQDPKTVSSPGGLTKAYAQLFERDGGTFAHGDATTLAQVRDGWQVETGHGPISARSAVVALGPWSDHVFAPLGYRIPLRAKRGYHMHYRPTRTPLNVPVCDTEEGFVVAPMEGGRLRLTTGVEIALRGAPPTGVQLARAEPLARDAFGIGERLDPAPWLGMRPCTPDMRPVIGPAPRHRHLWFAFGHCHHGLTLGPATGRLLAEMMTGAPTYIDPHPYRPARFG, encoded by the coding sequence ATGGATTTCGACGTCATCGTTCTGGGGGCCGGCATCGTCGGCGTGTCGTCGGCGCTGCATCTGCAGGATCGCGGGCTGCGCGTCGCGCTCGTCGACCGGCGTGCGCCCGGCGAGGAAACGAGCCACGGCAATGCCGGGCTGATCGAGCGCTCGTCGGTCGTGCCGTACGCGTTTCCGCGCCGGCTCGGCACGCTGCTGCGCTACGCGCGCAACCGCTCGGTCGACCTCTACTGGGACTATCGCGCGCTGCCCGCGTATGCGGGCTGGCTCGCGCGCTTCTGGCGCGAATCGTCGCCGCACCGGCTCGCGGCCGCCGCGCGCGACATGCTGCCGCTGGTCGCGGCGAGCGTCGTCGAGCATGACGCGCTGCTCGCGCGCACCGACGCGCAGCCGCTCGTGCATGACGGCGGGTGGATCGAGGCCTTCCGTTCGCCCGCGCTGTTCGACGCGGAATCGCGTGCGCAGCAACGGGTGGCCGACGCGCACGGGCTGCGCATGAGCGTACTCGACGCACGGGCGTTGCGCGCGCGCGAGCCCGGCATCGGCGATGCATTCTGCGGCGCGTTCCACTGGCAGGATCCGAAAACCGTGTCGAGCCCAGGCGGTCTCACGAAGGCGTACGCGCAGCTGTTCGAGCGCGACGGCGGCACGTTCGCGCACGGCGACGCGACGACGCTTGCGCAGGTGCGCGACGGCTGGCAGGTCGAGACCGGACACGGGCCGATTTCGGCGCGGTCGGCCGTGGTCGCGCTCGGGCCGTGGTCCGATCATGTGTTCGCGCCGCTCGGCTACCGGATTCCGCTGCGCGCGAAGCGCGGCTATCACATGCATTACCGGCCGACGCGCACGCCGCTGAACGTGCCCGTGTGCGATACCGAGGAGGGCTTCGTGGTCGCGCCGATGGAGGGCGGCCGGCTGCGGCTCACGACCGGCGTCGAGATCGCGTTGCGCGGCGCGCCGCCGACCGGCGTGCAACTCGCGCGTGCCGAGCCGCTGGCGCGCGACGCGTTCGGCATCGGCGAGCGGCTCGACCCGGCGCCGTGGCTCGGGATGCGGCCGTGCACGCCGGACATGCGGCCGGTGATCGGGCCCGCGCCGCGCCATCGTCACTTGTGGTTTGCGTTCGGCCATTGCCACCACGGGCTCACGCTCGGACCTGCGACCGGGCGGTTGCTCGCCGAGATGATGACCGGCGCGCCGACCTACATCGATCCTCATCCGTACCGGCCCGCGCGTTTCGGTTGA
- a CDS encoding ABC transporter substrate-binding protein: MNWKLSLCAVAALACAAVTAHAEQTTLRFGIEAAYPPFESKTPAGQLQGFDVDVGNAVCAKLNMKCVWVENAFDGLIPALQARKFDAINSAMNITAKRKQSIDFTPAIYVVPIVMVAHHGSPLRPDVASLRGKHVGVLQGSSQEDFLKAHWANAGVDVVSYQDQDQIYADLVAGRLDAAVQEAQTAQDGFLDKPAGRDYQIVGDPLKDPATLGEGTGFGMRKGDKALQAKVVGALDALKKDGTLSALSQKYFKRDIVAK, encoded by the coding sequence ATGAACTGGAAGCTTTCCCTCTGCGCCGTCGCGGCGCTCGCGTGCGCGGCCGTCACGGCCCACGCGGAACAGACCACGTTGCGCTTCGGGATCGAAGCCGCCTATCCGCCGTTCGAGAGCAAGACGCCGGCCGGCCAGCTGCAGGGGTTCGACGTCGACGTCGGCAACGCGGTCTGCGCGAAGCTGAACATGAAATGCGTGTGGGTCGAGAACGCGTTCGACGGGCTGATTCCGGCGCTGCAGGCGCGCAAGTTCGACGCGATCAATTCGGCGATGAACATCACCGCGAAGCGCAAGCAGAGCATCGACTTCACGCCGGCGATCTATGTGGTGCCGATCGTGATGGTCGCGCACCACGGCTCGCCGCTGCGGCCCGACGTCGCGAGCTTGCGCGGCAAGCACGTCGGCGTGCTGCAGGGCTCGTCGCAGGAGGATTTCCTGAAGGCGCACTGGGCCAACGCGGGCGTGGACGTCGTGTCCTATCAGGACCAGGACCAGATCTACGCCGATCTCGTCGCCGGGCGTCTCGACGCGGCCGTGCAGGAAGCGCAGACCGCGCAGGACGGTTTCCTCGACAAGCCGGCCGGCCGTGACTACCAGATCGTCGGCGATCCGCTGAAGGATCCCGCGACGCTTGGCGAAGGCACCGGCTTCGGGATGCGCAAGGGCGACAAGGCGCTGCAGGCGAAGGTCGTCGGCGCGCTCGACGCGCTGAAGAAGGACGGCACGCTGAGCGCGCTGTCGCAGAAGTACTTCAAGCGCGACATCGTCGCGAAGTAA
- a CDS encoding ornithine cyclodeaminase family protein — protein MTQPAPTLPLTVDEAAVRAALPSLDVLGTLRRMFASLASARAVQPPQTLTLFPEQAGDFITYLGALADEQVFGAKLSPYVVTGGRPIVTAWTALMSMRTGQPLMWCEAGLLTVERTAGTTALAVDCLAPHDARRLAVIGTGAVGLAHLRHTAALRDWASISVHSPALAGDPALQATLAQIDPRARPAASVEACVRDADVVMLCTSSGTPVLADGMLTRAALVTSISTNVARAHEIPPAWLPDMDVYCDYRHTTPASAGEMQIAAAEHGWTPERIVGDLPALIAGTCAAPSRTRHAFFRSIGLGLEDIAIAHALYTHLTRA, from the coding sequence ATGACGCAACCCGCCCCGACCCTGCCGCTGACCGTCGACGAAGCCGCGGTGCGCGCGGCGCTGCCGTCGCTCGACGTGCTCGGCACACTGCGCCGCATGTTCGCGTCGCTCGCGTCGGCCCGCGCGGTGCAGCCGCCGCAAACCCTCACGCTGTTCCCCGAACAGGCCGGCGATTTCATCACGTACCTCGGCGCGCTCGCCGACGAGCAGGTGTTCGGCGCGAAGCTGTCGCCGTATGTCGTGACGGGCGGAAGGCCGATCGTCACCGCGTGGACCGCGCTGATGTCGATGCGTACCGGCCAGCCGCTGATGTGGTGCGAGGCGGGGCTGTTGACGGTCGAGCGCACGGCCGGCACGACGGCCCTCGCGGTCGACTGCCTCGCGCCGCACGACGCGCGTCGCCTCGCCGTCATCGGCACCGGCGCGGTCGGCCTCGCGCATCTGCGCCACACCGCGGCGTTGCGCGACTGGGCATCGATCAGCGTCCATTCGCCCGCGCTCGCCGGCGACCCGGCGCTGCAGGCGACGCTCGCGCAGATCGACCCGCGTGCCCGCCCGGCCGCCAGCGTCGAAGCCTGCGTACGCGACGCGGACGTCGTGATGCTGTGCACGTCGTCGGGCACGCCGGTGCTCGCCGACGGGATGCTCACGCGCGCCGCGCTCGTCACGTCGATCAGCACCAACGTCGCACGCGCGCACGAGATCCCGCCCGCGTGGCTGCCCGACATGGACGTGTACTGCGACTACCGGCACACGACGCCCGCGAGCGCGGGCGAGATGCAGATCGCGGCGGCCGAGCACGGCTGGACCCCCGAGCGGATCGTGGGCGACCTGCCCGCGCTGATCGCCGGCACCTGCGCGGCACCGTCGCGCACGCGTCACGCATTCTTCCGTTCGATCGGCCTCGGACTCGAGGACATCGCGATCGCGCACGCGCTGTATACGCACCTGACACGCGCATGA
- a CDS encoding helix-turn-helix transcriptional regulator: MSLTRTRGRYNGATAAAARGRTDRPVTGTPVRRADAPPGPRSPEIPIPMRKKPSPVKDLLLTRYAPIADGIAALFFPYAEVVIHDLHDQTVLYLANNLSKREVGDDSALEEIDHSARERVIGPYEKLNWDGRRMRCVSNVLFDDEGRPAGMMCINFNIAVFDDVRATLDVFIKGAGIVAQPDELFRDDWQERINTFLHGWLRDRQVGLNGLTREHRRELVEALYAEGAFRGKSAANYVANVLGMGRATVYKHLKHLKETQGDA, translated from the coding sequence ATGAGCCTCACGCGCACGCGGGGCCGATACAATGGCGCAACCGCCGCGGCGGCGCGCGGGCGCACGGACCGGCCGGTCACCGGTACGCCGGTGCGCCGGGCCGATGCACCGCCCGGCCCCCGCTCACCCGAGATCCCGATTCCGATGCGCAAGAAGCCATCCCCCGTCAAAGACCTGCTGCTCACCCGCTATGCACCGATCGCCGACGGCATCGCGGCGCTGTTCTTCCCGTACGCGGAAGTCGTGATCCACGACCTGCACGACCAGACCGTGCTGTATCTCGCGAACAACCTGTCGAAGCGCGAGGTCGGCGACGACTCGGCACTCGAGGAAATCGATCATTCGGCGCGCGAGCGCGTGATCGGCCCGTACGAGAAGCTGAACTGGGACGGCCGGCGGATGCGCTGCGTGAGCAACGTGCTGTTCGACGACGAAGGCCGCCCGGCCGGGATGATGTGCATCAACTTCAACATCGCCGTGTTCGACGACGTGCGCGCGACGCTCGACGTGTTCATCAAGGGCGCGGGCATCGTCGCGCAGCCCGACGAGCTGTTCCGCGACGACTGGCAGGAACGCATCAACACGTTCCTGCACGGCTGGCTGCGCGACCGGCAGGTCGGCCTGAACGGCCTCACGCGCGAGCACCGGCGCGAGCTCGTCGAGGCGCTTTACGCGGAAGGCGCGTTCCGCGGCAAGAGCGCAGCGAACTATGTCGCGAACGTGCTCGGAATGGGGCGCGCGACCGTCTACAAGCACCTGAAGCATCTGAAGGAAACGCAGGGCGACGCGTAA
- a CDS encoding DsbA family oxidoreductase, with protein MPTSPAPTAHPTLTVEIWSDLICPWCWIGKRRFDEALAAFAHAGHVDVVLRAYRLMPGQPVEPVEAMLADKYRMSPAQVDQMLHQVTDAAASVGLRYDLPGTHVGDTLDGHRLVKLAQASGRADALTERLYRAYFCEHGSLFDPASLTDFAVEAGLERAAVEAVLRSDAYRDEVEADIARAAQIGGRGVPLFVFGGRYAVSGAQPADVFAQALDQAWRDGAIVELGGDDAAACGPDGCELPPRG; from the coding sequence ATGCCGACCTCCCCTGCCCCGACTGCCCACCCGACCCTGACCGTCGAAATCTGGTCCGACCTGATCTGCCCGTGGTGCTGGATCGGCAAGCGCCGCTTCGACGAGGCGCTCGCCGCGTTCGCGCACGCCGGGCACGTCGACGTCGTGCTGCGCGCGTACCGGTTGATGCCGGGCCAGCCGGTCGAGCCGGTCGAGGCGATGCTCGCGGACAAGTACCGGATGTCGCCCGCGCAGGTCGACCAGATGCTGCACCAAGTGACCGACGCGGCCGCGAGCGTCGGGCTGCGCTACGACCTGCCGGGCACGCACGTCGGCGACACGCTCGACGGTCACCGGCTCGTGAAGCTCGCGCAAGCGTCCGGCCGCGCGGATGCGCTGACCGAGCGGCTGTACCGCGCCTATTTCTGCGAACACGGCTCGCTGTTCGATCCTGCGTCGTTGACCGACTTCGCGGTCGAAGCGGGGCTCGAGCGCGCAGCCGTCGAAGCCGTGCTGCGCAGCGACGCGTATCGCGACGAAGTCGAGGCCGACATCGCACGCGCCGCGCAGATCGGCGGACGCGGCGTGCCGCTGTTCGTGTTCGGCGGACGCTACGCGGTGTCGGGCGCCCAGCCGGCCGACGTGTTCGCGCAGGCGCTCGACCAGGCATGGCGCGACGGCGCGATCGTCGAACTCGGCGGCGACGACGCGGCCGCATGCGGCCCCGACGGCTGCGAACTGCCGCCGCGCGGCTGA